One region of Candidatus Acidiferrales bacterium genomic DNA includes:
- a CDS encoding TonB-dependent receptor — MRLLRQALRVGAVCSFFCFLAIGTLAQINSVQLSGTVADPQGLGVPNAQVTMKNLATGATANVASDANGHYELVGLPPGRYSLTVEAKGFTTLVNPEITLTLGAPAVFNPHLVIRTGQQTVTVTGQPELVQTEKSDVSQTITQTQIENLPINGRQYIQFALLDSQASRDSAPSIGAAPTSGLNFGGQRARSNDVSVDGADAVDDSVGGVRATVSQEAVQEFQILTSNYMPEFGRAMGGVINIVTKSGSNEVHGDAFGYLRLSALQARNPFSFQVNPATGDIQPVKQPFTRVQTGMTIGGPIQKDKTFYFFSYETTRRQETGFSDIGQGGGGCPTGSANGLFGLCSATYSFFPAPLTMTGPQTSFVQTLLASGNGALQSFAANYAVLAGSASSVAVNGADYGAIDQAKGVAPCSTGPPFPCFPLPVLNNSGTAFSPALPASFTPLVSEIGNYPVKEGTSLYSLRLDHIWNTKNSTFVRANVSPSLITGIQVNAQNQNFGENAGSRTSLQQSRDLDIVGQHTTAIRSNLFNEFHYQFARRGLHYGYSQLPGGGNVAVNITGFAFFGREPFSTVDRIEKRHQFTDDLTWIKGNHTFKFGEDTNYIQLGGSQAEIFELNFGGVFDFGSLSAADLSLPSSVGGVAVPGLTALQAYGLGLPGDFIQGIGNSNRPFNVPSLGVFAQDSWKIVPRLTLNYGLRYDIQWTPTFSPGTSLNAAAEPALNVIEGVPVSAKNIAPRFGLAWDPTGSGKTAIRASYGLFYDNPELALEFDSTTADGALSSQLVAGGGTPTACAITTAVCPGTSEPGVVGLNAASVFQGVLNTGGIPTFGYEPNQQRFNPFQSGSIFTSQNFMTAGIPIAILPFTLPTARNFVFAYAQQGNLTIEHEFAHDWKVDVSYSYTHGVHLNRPRNINASNPTLLMQNFANALAGGLTPASPFTVSATPTASSASTCGITAAPGATGILGLLTNCPTPLVSLDGQPVGTAAAFNFFRPSGPNPSFATAAAPGAPCSTAISGLQLLAGGVGYPTGKAGLCVPWSDVVQQESSGNSIYNGLTVSVTKRLSNHMQVFSNWTWSHAIDDSTDLQILLEPQDNSLPQLERGNSAFDQRHRWVTSAVFESPSSSSGNWLQKAMTNFTFAPIMELSSGRPYTVLTGTDFNLDFSSETDRPSAVRVPAGGMLPSGAVASPYISGVAFLPPTAQCPTLLPAQSAVLTGIGPEGSFLGCIGDLGRNTFTRSGYFDIDLQLSRRIVLNDRWSVDVIAEGFNMLNRFNVGDVNPLCDPTGSGACDAGQPTAALDQRQFQFALKLHW; from the coding sequence ATGCGTCTGCTGAGACAAGCGCTCCGTGTCGGTGCGGTTTGCTCCTTCTTCTGTTTTTTGGCCATTGGCACGTTGGCGCAGATCAACAGCGTGCAGCTTTCGGGAACTGTAGCCGATCCGCAAGGCCTCGGTGTCCCAAACGCGCAGGTTACGATGAAGAATTTAGCGACGGGAGCGACGGCAAACGTGGCCAGCGACGCGAACGGCCATTACGAGTTAGTTGGCTTGCCTCCGGGACGCTATTCACTGACTGTAGAGGCCAAAGGATTCACAACCCTTGTCAACCCGGAAATCACGCTCACTCTCGGAGCGCCTGCGGTCTTCAATCCACACCTCGTGATCCGCACAGGGCAGCAAACGGTAACCGTCACGGGCCAGCCAGAGTTGGTGCAGACGGAGAAGAGCGACGTTTCGCAGACCATCACACAGACACAAATTGAAAACCTTCCGATTAACGGCAGGCAATACATTCAATTTGCGCTGCTGGATTCTCAGGCGAGCCGTGACAGCGCACCTTCCATCGGAGCAGCGCCGACGAGCGGACTGAATTTTGGAGGGCAGCGCGCGCGATCCAATGACGTGTCCGTGGACGGCGCAGACGCCGTGGACGATTCTGTCGGGGGAGTTCGCGCGACCGTTTCGCAGGAAGCCGTTCAGGAATTTCAGATTCTCACCAGCAACTACATGCCGGAATTCGGCCGAGCCATGGGCGGCGTGATCAACATTGTGACGAAGTCCGGTTCGAATGAGGTGCATGGAGACGCATTTGGTTACTTGCGTTTGAGCGCGCTGCAAGCGCGGAATCCTTTTTCATTTCAAGTGAATCCTGCAACGGGAGATATCCAGCCGGTAAAGCAGCCGTTCACGCGCGTACAGACGGGCATGACCATCGGCGGGCCCATTCAAAAAGACAAAACGTTCTATTTTTTCAGTTATGAGACGACTCGGCGCCAGGAAACGGGGTTCAGCGACATTGGGCAAGGAGGAGGGGGCTGCCCCACGGGCAGCGCGAATGGCCTTTTTGGATTGTGCTCCGCGACGTATTCATTCTTTCCCGCTCCGCTAACAATGACCGGGCCACAGACAAGTTTTGTGCAGACACTTCTTGCCAGTGGGAATGGGGCGCTGCAAAGCTTCGCGGCCAATTATGCCGTTCTGGCAGGCTCGGCTTCGAGCGTGGCCGTGAACGGCGCGGATTACGGCGCCATTGACCAGGCAAAAGGAGTCGCTCCGTGTTCGACCGGCCCTCCGTTTCCGTGTTTCCCGCTGCCTGTCCTAAACAACAGCGGCACGGCTTTTTCTCCCGCTTTGCCAGCGTCATTCACCCCGCTTGTGTCAGAGATCGGAAACTATCCGGTCAAGGAAGGGACGAGCCTCTATTCGCTCCGGTTGGATCATATCTGGAATACGAAGAACAGCACATTCGTGCGCGCCAATGTTTCGCCATCACTGATCACGGGCATCCAGGTGAACGCACAAAATCAAAATTTTGGAGAAAATGCCGGTTCGCGAACTTCGCTGCAACAATCGCGAGATCTCGACATCGTAGGCCAGCACACGACGGCGATTCGCAGCAACTTGTTTAATGAATTTCACTATCAATTCGCGAGACGCGGACTGCACTACGGATATTCGCAATTGCCCGGTGGCGGAAACGTGGCCGTGAACATCACTGGCTTTGCCTTTTTCGGGCGCGAGCCTTTTTCGACCGTGGACCGCATTGAAAAACGCCATCAGTTCACCGACGACCTTACGTGGATCAAGGGCAATCACACTTTTAAGTTTGGCGAGGACACGAATTACATTCAGCTCGGTGGATCCCAGGCGGAAATCTTCGAATTGAATTTCGGGGGAGTTTTCGACTTTGGCTCCTTGAGCGCCGCGGATTTGAGCCTGCCTTCATCGGTGGGAGGCGTTGCGGTTCCCGGTCTGACGGCTCTGCAGGCATACGGCCTCGGCCTCCCGGGAGACTTCATCCAAGGGATTGGAAATTCGAATCGGCCTTTCAATGTCCCCTCGCTGGGAGTCTTCGCACAGGATAGCTGGAAGATTGTTCCAAGACTTACACTGAATTACGGGCTGCGTTACGACATTCAATGGACGCCGACATTTTCGCCGGGGACTTCGCTCAATGCGGCGGCAGAACCGGCGCTGAACGTAATCGAAGGCGTTCCTGTCTCCGCAAAAAACATCGCTCCGCGATTTGGCCTTGCGTGGGATCCGACCGGCAGTGGGAAGACAGCGATCCGCGCGAGTTATGGCCTCTTCTACGATAACCCTGAGCTGGCGCTCGAGTTTGATTCGACGACGGCCGATGGCGCGTTATCATCGCAGCTCGTCGCCGGCGGCGGTACGCCGACCGCGTGCGCGATTACGACTGCTGTTTGTCCGGGGACGTCGGAGCCTGGTGTCGTGGGTTTGAATGCAGCCTCAGTTTTTCAAGGTGTTCTCAATACGGGCGGAATACCGACCTTTGGCTACGAACCGAACCAGCAACGGTTCAATCCATTTCAGTCCGGCTCTATTTTTACGAGCCAGAATTTCATGACTGCAGGAATCCCGATTGCGATTCTGCCTTTCACGTTACCGACGGCGAGGAATTTTGTGTTTGCCTACGCGCAACAGGGGAACCTGACCATTGAGCATGAATTCGCGCACGATTGGAAGGTGGACGTTAGTTACAGCTACACACATGGTGTGCACCTCAACCGTCCGCGCAACATCAACGCATCGAATCCAACCCTCTTGATGCAAAATTTCGCGAACGCTTTGGCAGGGGGACTTACGCCGGCGAGCCCCTTCACCGTCAGTGCTACTCCTACGGCTTCGAGCGCGAGCACCTGCGGCATTACAGCTGCTCCAGGTGCGACAGGGATCCTCGGCCTGCTGACGAATTGCCCGACACCTCTTGTTTCGCTGGACGGCCAGCCCGTTGGAACCGCTGCGGCGTTCAACTTCTTCCGACCGTCAGGGCCGAATCCATCGTTTGCAACAGCAGCCGCTCCCGGCGCCCCGTGCAGCACCGCGATCAGTGGCTTGCAACTGCTTGCCGGCGGAGTTGGCTATCCAACGGGCAAAGCCGGACTGTGCGTGCCATGGAGCGACGTTGTTCAGCAAGAGTCCTCCGGCAATTCCATCTATAACGGCCTGACCGTCTCCGTGACAAAGCGGCTTTCCAATCACATGCAGGTCTTCTCCAACTGGACGTGGTCGCACGCGATTGACGATTCAACGGATTTGCAAATACTGCTCGAACCGCAGGACAACAGTTTGCCGCAGCTCGAGCGCGGCAATTCCGCGTTTGATCAGCGCCATCGCTGGGTTACAAGCGCTGTTTTCGAGAGCCCTTCATCGAGCTCTGGAAATTGGCTGCAAAAGGCTATGACGAACTTCACATTCGCGCCGATTATGGAACTGTCTTCCGGCCGGCCATACACCGTGCTGACGGGCACCGATTTCAATCTCGATTTCAGTTCAGAAACAGACCGGCCATCGGCAGTGCGTGTTCCAGCCGGCGGAATGCTGCCATCCGGCGCCGTGGCGTCGCCGTATATTTCCGGAGTCGCCTTTTTGCCGCCGACCGCGCAGTGCCCGACACTTTTACCCGCTCAGTCCGCGGTGCTGACCGGCATCGGGCCAGAGGGAAGTTTTCTTGGCTGCATCGGCGATCTCGGACGCAACACATTCACGCGCTCAGGATATTTCGACATCGACTTGCAACTGTCCCGCAGAATTGTGCTGAATGACCGATGGAGCGTTGATGTTATCGCCGAAGGATTTAACATGCTCAATCGCTTCAACGTTGGGGACGTGAATCCGCTGTGCGATCCGACAGGCTCAGGAGCATGCGACGCCGGCCAGCCGACGGCAGCGCTCGACCAGCGCCAGTTCCAGTTTGCGTTGAAACTCCACTGGTAG
- a CDS encoding ATP-binding protein produces MRASLFWKLGLTYLILVLLVLAAFDFYVARILRQDYIRAADDQLSSLAQVAKSRPPDFENSSALASWASWMAHSGARITVIAADGRVLADSAHDITTMESYANRPEFIQAMAKGQGESVRHSHTLDRDLVYYAIRSDRAGASPVIIRVALPLAEINTALAKIRFQVWTASFLTLILGIVVSAFFSRGFTRRVARLKDFSRQVAAGDFRPLPREPGNDELVDLADALNETAAQVNRMIRTLTEERNRSAAILRSMVEGIAVVDFRERLVFCNEAFGKIWEVNSAEFEGRPAVEVIRHPEIIELLRKVLAEQQVFRGEISSGAARPRIFSVIVAPVASLDGAATAQPPTASLPGAVVVLHEITELRRLEQVRKDFVANVSHELRTPLTAVQGFAETLLSGALDDPKNNRHFVEIIRSHAARLARLTEDLLRLSRIEAGKVEIDFQPIDPRHLIEVGIEAVRLAASQKQISIGAVRLARNLPRVRGDAGLLGEVLRNLLDNAIQYTSASGRIEVTAEASGEFVVITVADTGIGIPQNEQSRIFERFYRVDAARSREVGGTGLGLAIAKHIVEAHGGRIWVESVVGEGSKFRFSVPRA; encoded by the coding sequence GTGCGAGCTAGCCTCTTTTGGAAGCTTGGGCTCACGTACCTGATTCTCGTCCTACTGGTTCTCGCCGCTTTTGATTTTTATGTGGCCCGCATCCTGCGGCAAGATTACATTCGCGCCGCCGACGACCAGCTGAGTTCTCTTGCGCAAGTCGCGAAATCTCGCCCGCCCGATTTCGAGAATTCCTCTGCGCTCGCCTCTTGGGCTTCCTGGATGGCTCACAGCGGCGCACGTATTACTGTGATCGCCGCCGATGGCCGCGTCCTCGCGGATTCGGCCCATGACATCACCACAATGGAGAGTTACGCGAATCGCCCGGAATTCATTCAGGCTATGGCCAAAGGTCAAGGCGAGTCGGTCCGGCATAGCCACACGCTCGACCGCGATCTGGTTTACTACGCGATTCGCTCTGATCGTGCCGGCGCGTCGCCAGTCATCATCCGTGTTGCCCTGCCGCTCGCCGAAATCAATACGGCTCTGGCGAAAATCCGCTTTCAGGTCTGGACCGCTTCGTTTCTCACTTTGATTCTTGGCATCGTCGTCTCGGCTTTTTTCTCCCGCGGCTTTACTCGCCGCGTCGCGCGCTTGAAGGATTTCTCTCGCCAGGTTGCCGCTGGCGATTTCCGTCCGTTGCCTCGGGAGCCGGGCAACGATGAACTGGTTGATCTTGCCGATGCACTGAATGAAACGGCGGCTCAGGTGAACCGGATGATTCGCACTCTCACCGAGGAGCGCAATCGTTCTGCCGCGATTCTCCGCAGCATGGTCGAAGGCATCGCCGTTGTTGATTTCCGCGAGCGGCTCGTCTTCTGCAACGAGGCCTTCGGCAAAATCTGGGAGGTCAACTCAGCGGAATTTGAAGGCCGTCCCGCGGTCGAAGTGATCCGGCATCCGGAGATTATCGAGCTGCTCCGTAAAGTGCTTGCTGAACAGCAAGTGTTCCGCGGCGAAATCTCTTCCGGCGCGGCACGGCCGAGGATTTTTTCCGTCATTGTCGCGCCCGTTGCATCCCTCGACGGCGCTGCGACGGCACAGCCTCCCACCGCCAGTCTGCCCGGCGCGGTCGTCGTGTTGCACGAAATCACCGAGCTGCGCCGGCTCGAACAAGTGCGCAAGGATTTCGTTGCTAACGTTTCTCATGAGTTGCGCACACCCCTGACGGCCGTTCAAGGATTCGCCGAAACGCTTCTTTCTGGAGCTCTCGACGACCCGAAAAACAATCGCCACTTTGTCGAAATCATCCGTTCGCATGCCGCGCGCCTGGCTCGGCTGACTGAAGACCTCCTCAGGCTTTCACGCATCGAAGCCGGCAAAGTGGAAATCGATTTTCAGCCCATCGATCCGCGCCACCTAATAGAAGTGGGCATCGAAGCCGTACGGCTGGCCGCCTCTCAAAAGCAGATTTCCATCGGAGCGGTCCGCCTGGCTCGGAATTTGCCGCGTGTGCGCGGCGACGCTGGTTTGCTTGGCGAAGTTCTCAGAAATCTTCTCGATAATGCCATTCAATATACGTCCGCGAGCGGTCGCATCGAAGTCACTGCGGAAGCCAGCGGGGAATTTGTTGTCATTACGGTCGCGGACACGGGAATCGGCATACCGCAAAATGAACAATCGCGTATTTTCGAGCGTTTCTATCGCGTCGATGCTGCCCGCTCCCGAGAAGTCGGGGGCACCGGCCTTGGCCTGGCCATTGCCAAACACATCGTCGAAGCCCACGGCGGCAGGATTTGGGTCGAGAGCGTTGTCGGCGAAGGCTCGAAGTTCCGCTTTTCAGTCCCGCGCGCCTGA
- a CDS encoding radical SAM protein, whose translation MDTRRRIRRKLLATHRAVRSWRMIAKALVSTKHPLLAHIIPIRRCNLACTYCNEFDDFSKPVPLDEMFRRIDRLGSFGTSVVTVSGGEPLLHPELDEIIRRIRHNGMIAGMITNGYLLVAERIERLNRAGLEFLQISIDNAQPDDVSKKSLKVLDQKLRLLAEHADFHVNINSVLGSGINRPEDALAVAHRAVELGFSSTVGIIHDGNGQLRPLGPREQEIFEEIMRLGKHSFSRVNSFQHNIAAGRANDWRCRAGSRYLYICENGLVHYCSQQRGYPGVPLAEYSAERRQREYYTKKSCAPHCTVSCVHQVAVLDNWRGPQKIEPGATQETQPLVHLSGTGN comes from the coding sequence ATGGACACTCGCCGAAGAATTCGACGTAAGCTCCTGGCCACGCATCGCGCGGTGCGAAGCTGGCGGATGATCGCGAAGGCGCTCGTCTCGACGAAGCACCCGCTCCTGGCGCACATCATCCCGATCCGGCGATGCAATCTCGCCTGCACGTATTGCAACGAATTCGACGACTTCTCGAAGCCCGTTCCGCTCGACGAGATGTTCCGCCGCATTGACCGGCTGGGTTCCTTCGGGACATCTGTAGTGACAGTCAGCGGCGGCGAACCATTGCTGCACCCGGAGCTGGATGAAATCATCCGGCGCATCCGGCACAACGGAATGATCGCCGGAATGATCACCAATGGCTACTTACTCGTCGCGGAGCGCATCGAGCGACTCAACCGGGCCGGACTGGAATTTTTGCAGATCAGCATCGATAACGCACAGCCGGATGACGTGTCGAAAAAGAGTTTGAAAGTGCTGGATCAGAAGCTGAGGCTGCTCGCGGAGCACGCGGATTTTCACGTCAATATCAATTCGGTGCTAGGCAGCGGGATCAACCGTCCCGAGGACGCGCTGGCTGTGGCACATCGCGCCGTGGAACTGGGCTTTTCTTCGACTGTCGGAATCATTCACGACGGCAACGGGCAGTTGCGCCCGCTCGGACCACGAGAACAGGAAATTTTCGAGGAGATCATGAGACTCGGAAAACACTCATTCTCGCGTGTCAATTCGTTCCAGCACAATATCGCCGCCGGCCGCGCGAATGACTGGCGATGTCGCGCAGGCTCGCGCTATTTGTACATTTGCGAGAACGGGCTGGTTCATTATTGCTCGCAGCAACGAGGCTATCCCGGCGTCCCACTCGCGGAATATTCCGCGGAACGGCGCCAGCGCGAGTATTACACGAAGAAATCGTGCGCGCCGCATTGCACGGTTTCTTGTGTCCACCAAGTGGCCGTCCTCGACAACTGGCGCGGGCCGCAGAAAATCGAGCCCGGCGCGACGCAAGAGACCCAGCCCTTGGTTCACCTGAGCGGAACCGGCAACTGA
- a CDS encoding 3-oxoacyl-[acyl-carrier-protein] synthase III C-terminal domain-containing protein yields the protein MRIASVAGAFPKYYYSQDVLSAALKQYWGDRLKNPDVLDRLHANVNVRGRYMSLPLEGYYKLMSWGEANNKWIETGLDIGEQAIASALKPIGLAARDLDAIFVVSVTGIASPSLDARLINRMGLCANIKRNPIFGLGCVAGAAGISRAADYVRAFPGQTAVLLAVELCSLTIQRDDLSVANLISAGLFGDGSAAAIVTGDERDIQGPEILATRSTFYPNSERTMGWDISEKGFQIVLSPGVPDVIREHLGQDVDLFLSDMGLSKKDIGSWVFHTGGPKVLEAVEMALQLPDDALQASWDCLAKVGNISSVSVLLVLEDVMANRRPEPGTLGILGAMGPGFCSELLLLKW from the coding sequence ATGAGAATTGCCAGCGTCGCGGGGGCATTTCCCAAGTATTACTACAGTCAGGACGTTCTCTCCGCTGCTTTGAAGCAATACTGGGGCGACCGATTGAAGAATCCCGACGTTCTGGACCGCCTCCACGCCAATGTCAATGTCCGCGGGCGCTATATGTCATTGCCGTTGGAGGGCTATTACAAGCTCATGTCATGGGGCGAGGCGAACAACAAGTGGATTGAAACAGGCCTCGACATCGGCGAGCAGGCAATCGCCAGCGCGTTGAAACCAATCGGCCTGGCCGCGCGGGATCTGGATGCAATTTTCGTGGTATCCGTCACGGGCATCGCCAGCCCTTCGCTCGACGCGCGATTGATTAATCGCATGGGATTGTGCGCGAATATCAAGCGCAACCCGATTTTCGGGCTGGGTTGCGTGGCGGGAGCAGCGGGAATTTCGCGCGCGGCCGATTACGTTCGTGCTTTTCCGGGCCAGACGGCCGTGCTGCTCGCCGTGGAACTCTGTTCCCTGACGATTCAGCGCGACGATCTCTCCGTGGCTAATCTTATTTCCGCCGGATTGTTCGGCGATGGCTCAGCGGCGGCGATTGTTACGGGCGATGAAAGAGATATTCAGGGGCCGGAGATTCTGGCAACGCGTTCGACATTCTATCCAAACTCCGAACGCACGATGGGTTGGGATATCTCCGAGAAGGGTTTTCAGATTGTGCTTTCGCCGGGTGTCCCGGATGTAATCAGGGAGCATCTGGGACAAGATGTCGATTTGTTCCTCTCGGACATGGGACTTTCGAAGAAAGACATTGGAAGTTGGGTGTTTCACACTGGCGGACCCAAAGTGCTGGAGGCGGTTGAGATGGCGTTGCAGCTTCCGGACGATGCGCTGCAAGCGTCGTGGGACTGCCTGGCGAAGGTGGGAAATATCTCCTCTGTGTCAGTCCTGCTGGTCCTCGAAGATGTGATGGCCAACCGGCGTCCCGAGCCCGGAACGCTGGGCATTCTGGGGGCGATGGGACCGGGATTCTGTTCGGAACTGCTTTTGCTGAAGTGGTGA
- a CDS encoding response regulator, which yields MNPPVKVLIIEDDKDIVELVRYNLEKDGYQIIACGDGMTGLAQVRKSSPDLLILDLMLPKLSGLEICKEIRRDEKLHRLPILMLTARGEEADRVVGLELGADDYVTKPFSPRELGARIKALLRRVQPPGEEAKLLEIGTLRVDPVSYRAQREGKTLPLSTLEFRLLYFLASRPNRVFSRDQLLDSVWGSDRFVTPRSVDVYVRRLREKVERNPEKPEYLKTVRGAGYLFETRAS from the coding sequence GTGAACCCTCCAGTCAAAGTCCTGATCATCGAAGACGACAAGGATATTGTCGAGCTGGTCCGCTACAACTTGGAAAAAGACGGCTACCAGATCATCGCATGCGGCGACGGCATGACCGGTCTGGCACAAGTTCGCAAGTCATCGCCGGACCTGCTCATCCTGGATCTCATGCTTCCCAAATTGTCCGGTCTTGAAATCTGCAAGGAAATTCGCCGCGACGAAAAATTGCACCGCCTTCCCATCCTGATGCTCACGGCTCGCGGCGAAGAAGCCGACCGCGTAGTGGGCCTTGAACTTGGCGCCGACGACTATGTCACCAAGCCTTTCAGCCCCCGCGAATTGGGCGCGCGAATCAAAGCTTTGCTCCGCCGCGTCCAGCCGCCCGGCGAGGAAGCCAAGCTGCTCGAAATCGGAACTCTGCGCGTCGATCCCGTTTCTTACCGCGCTCAGCGTGAGGGTAAGACTCTGCCTCTGAGCACGCTCGAATTTCGTCTCCTTTACTTCCTTGCTTCGCGGCCCAATCGTGTCTTTTCGCGCGATCAGCTGCTTGATTCCGTGTGGGGCAGCGACCGTTTCGTCACGCCGCGCAGCGTCGATGTGTATGTGCGGCGCTTGCGTGAAAAAGTCGAACGCAACCCGGAAAAGCCGGAATATTTGAAGACCGTGAGAGGCGCAGGCTACCTCTTCGAAACCCGTGCGAGCTAG
- a CDS encoding phosphate uptake regulator PhoU, producing MSISIRAMVGRCLGALIHRNVSLANEVLESEEAVDDFRDQVFDRLLSAMKQDSSLVAPNIQFLLATRNMERIADHTTNIAEDIVFWLRGLDIRHGRANSSNLRSFEAYPEEM from the coding sequence ATGAGCATCTCGATCCGTGCCATGGTTGGCCGTTGCCTTGGAGCGCTGATCCACCGAAATGTCTCTCTCGCAAACGAGGTTCTCGAAAGCGAGGAAGCCGTTGACGACTTCCGCGATCAGGTTTTCGACCGCCTATTGTCGGCCATGAAGCAGGATTCCTCTCTCGTTGCTCCCAATATTCAATTCCTCTTGGCCACGCGCAACATGGAGCGCATCGCCGACCATACCACCAACATCGCCGAAGATATTGTCTTCTGGTTGCGCGGGCTTGACATTCGTCACGGTCGAGCTAACTCCTCTAATTTGCGTAGCTTTGAAGCCTATCCTGAGGAAATGTAA